The Dehalococcoidia bacterium region TGTGCCGGCTCCCCGAAGGGTCGCTCCGGTTTCCCTTTGCTACCACCGGCATGTCAAGCCCTGGTAAGGTTCTTCGCGTTGCGTCGAATTAAACCACACGCTCCGCTGCTTGTGCGGGCCCCCGTCAATTCCTTTGAGTTTTAGCCTTGCGGCCGTACTCCCCAGGCGGGACACTTAGAGCGTTAGCTTCGGCACGGAGGGGGTCGATACCCCCCACACCTAGTGTCCAACGTTTACGGCGTGGACTACCCGGGTATCTAATCCGGTTCGCTCCCCACGCTTTCGCGCCTCAGCGTCAGGTAGAGCCCAGAGAGCCGCCTTCGCCACTGGTGTTCCTCCCGATATCTACGCATTCCACCACTACACCGGGAATTCCACTCTCCTCTGCTCCCCTCGAGCCTGCCAGTATCCGGGGGCGCCTCCCAGTTGAGCCGGGAGATTTAACCCCGGACTTGGCAAGCCGCCTACGCGCTCTTTACGCCCAATAAATCCGGACAACGCTTGCCACCTACGTATTACCGCGGCTGCTGGCACGTAGTTAGCCGTGGCTTATTCGCAGGGTACCGTCAGATCTTCTTCCCCTGCAAAAGGGCTTTACAACCCGAAGGCCTTCATCACCCACGCGGCGTTGCTGCGTCAGGCTTTCGCCCATTGCGCAAAATTCCTCGCTGCTGCCTCCCGTAGGAGTCGAGGCCGTGTCTCAGTCCCCGTGTGGCTGGCCATCCTCTCAGACCAGCTACCGATCGTCACCTTGGTAGGCCGTTACCCCACCAACTAGCTAATCGGCCGCAGGCCCCTCCGAAAGCGCCCAAAGGCTTTAGTCACTCCAGCAGGCTGAAGCGACCACATGCGGTATTAGCCCCGCTTTCGCGGGGTTATTCCCCGCTTCCGGGCAGGTTACCTACGTGTTACTCACCCGTCCGCCACTATCCTGACAGCGAACCATCAGGACCGTACGACTTGCATGCGTAAGGCACGCCGCCAGCGTTAATCCTGAGCCAGGATCAAACTCTCCGTACTCTCTTTTCCTCGGAGATGAATCCCCGAGGTCAAGATTCAACGGTTGATCCCACACTTCTTCCTTCCGCTATCCAGTTGTTAAGGTGCTCTCGTCGCTCGGACACAAAAAACACCTTTCCCGCGCAACGCCTGCTCGGGAGCTGTGTTAATGTACCTTTTAACGTGTAACTTCGACGCTCAATATCATCATAACGACGGCGATTGGACTTGTCAAGGGTTGCCCGCAATATTCGTCGCACTCTCGAACGCGACTCCGATATCGAGCACGCGGCGCGTGGAGTCGACGACGCGGGCGCGCTCGGCGATGCGGTGGCCGACGACCCAGACGATGCCCGCGCGGTCGCAGACGATGGGGACGCTGTCGCGCTCGACCCGCGGGACTTTGGCGTCGACGAAGACGTCCTGAAGCTTCTTCTCGCCGGCCATGCCCAGGGGACGGAACCGGTCGCCGCGTCGACGGCGGCGGACGCCGAGGGGTAAGTCGATGGCGTCCGCGTCGAAGCGGGCGACACTTGGCGACGCGGCGGGCGAAGGCGGGACTTCCCCCTCGACGAAGCGGGCGTCGAAGATCCAGCCGTCGACGCGCGTCCGCCCGGGCACGGCGAGGAAGACCTCTTCGGAAGGCAACGGCGACGGACCGGTCTGCCCCCCGAGGGTGAGGATGAGGTCATCGTATTCGATGCGCACGCGAAGGCCGCGCGGGAGGTCGAGCTCGGCGCCGGTCGGCGCATCGAGGGCGGCGGCCATCGCTTCCCAGTGCGGCCGGCCGATGTCGCGCACATCACCGATGAGGCGGGCCCCGGCGGCGCGGAGGATGTGAACGCGCAGGCCCGGCGGCTGGGCGCGAAGTCCGCTGCGGGAGAGGCGGACGGCCCGCCCGTGGAACCGCCCGACAGCGGGCAGCAGGCCGGCGGCTATCTCTTCGAGGGCTTCGCGTTCGGCGGCAGCCGACGCCGCGAGCCGACGCAGCGCGTCATCGATGCGCGGGTTGTAGCGCCGGAGGAACGGCAGCACCTCGCGGCGGATGCGGTTCCGTCGGTAGGCGAGGGAACGGTTGCTCACGTCCTCCAGCGGGCGCACGCCCATCTCCCGGCAGTACGCGAGCGTTTCGGCCCTGGTCACCTCGAGCAGCGGGCGCACGAGGGACAATTGGGGCGTGCGCTCGTCCGGGTACGGCCAGCGGGCGAGAGGCAGCATGCCGGCGACGCCGCTGATCCCCGCGCCGCGCAGGATGTTCATGAGGACGGTCTCGGCCTGGTCGTCGGCGGTGTGGCCGGTGGCGACGGCGGCTGCCCCCATCTCGAGGGCAGCGCCGGCGAGGAAGTGGTAGCGCAGCTCGCGCGCCGCCTCTTCGATGGAGACGCGCCTTTCGCGGGCGTGGGAGCGGACATCGCCGGCGCCTCTGACGAGCTCGACGTTCGTCGAGCCCGCCAGCTTCGCCACGAAATCTCTCTCGCGACGCGACGCCCCCCCGCCGCGAAGCCCGTGATCGAAGTAGGCGGCGCTGAGATCGATGCCGAGGGCCGGCCGCAGCCGCGACAATACGAGCAGGAGCGCGGTCGAGTCGCCGCCGCCGGAGACGGCCGCTAGCACGCGGTCGCCGGGGCGCAGCAGTCCGTGCCGCTCGATGTGGCGCCGGACGCGGCGCTCGAGAGCGGGGCCGAAGGGCTTCTGCGGGCGTTCTCCGGCTGCGGCCAAACGTCAGCCTCCCATTCGTGGCGTCTCAACACCACTATATGACCGAAGGGGACGGCGTCAAGCCCGGCAGCAAGGCGGGCATTGTTGAGCGGTACCCCAGCCCCAAGGCCGCGCCGCAAGGCGCAGTCCAATGTGGTGGCCGATCTGGGGAGGCGGGACAAGGGGAGCCGGCGCGGGTTTCTCTTGCTGCGCCTAGCGTCGCTAGGGGCCGAAG contains the following coding sequences:
- the tilS gene encoding tRNA lysidine(34) synthetase TilS, producing the protein MAAAGERPQKPFGPALERRVRRHIERHGLLRPGDRVLAAVSGGGDSTALLLVLSRLRPALGIDLSAAYFDHGLRGGGASRRERDFVAKLAGSTNVELVRGAGDVRSHARERRVSIEEAARELRYHFLAGAALEMGAAAVATGHTADDQAETVLMNILRGAGISGVAGMLPLARWPYPDERTPQLSLVRPLLEVTRAETLAYCREMGVRPLEDVSNRSLAYRRNRIRREVLPFLRRYNPRIDDALRRLAASAAAEREALEEIAAGLLPAVGRFHGRAVRLSRSGLRAQPPGLRVHILRAAGARLIGDVRDIGRPHWEAMAAALDAPTGAELDLPRGLRVRIEYDDLILTLGGQTGPSPLPSEEVFLAVPGRTRVDGWIFDARFVEGEVPPSPAASPSVARFDADAIDLPLGVRRRRRGDRFRPLGMAGEKKLQDVFVDAKVPRVERDSVPIVCDRAGIVWVVGHRIAERARVVDSTRRVLDIGVAFESATNIAGNP